A region of Desulfobacterales bacterium DNA encodes the following proteins:
- a CDS encoding phosphate-starvation-inducible PsiE family protein, whose translation MPKKTSLLNVTLLRRLLIAVDDLIHFAVAVTLMICAALILVRTIPNLFHPDSSAILHVLNDVLLALIVMELMWPIVRFLKREAFSLNPFLYIGIISSTRRILLIEAEHSMAARITSGGAEWQALWPVLVELGVNVGIILVLAIALRLLSVCQPERSKG comes from the coding sequence ATGCCGAAAAAAACCTCGCTGCTCAATGTCACCCTGCTCAGGCGGCTCTTGATCGCGGTCGACGACCTGATCCATTTCGCGGTGGCAGTGACCCTGATGATCTGCGCGGCCCTGATCCTGGTCCGGACCATTCCCAACCTCTTCCATCCCGATTCCAGCGCCATCCTCCACGTGTTGAACGACGTGCTGCTGGCCCTGATCGTCATGGAGCTGATGTGGCCCATTGTCCGCTTCCTGAAGCGGGAGGCCTTCAGCCTTAACCCGTTTCTCTACATCGGTATTATTTCCAGCACCCGGCGCATCCTCCTGATCGAGGCCGAGCACTCGATGGCTGCCCGGATAACCAGCGGCGGCGCGGAATGGCAGGCCCTGTGGCCGGTGCTGGTGGAACTGGGCGTCAATGTCGGGATCATCCTGGTCCTGGCCATTGCCCTGCGTCTTTTGTCGGTCTGCCAGCCGGAGAGAAGCAAGGGCTGA
- the hypF gene encoding carbamoyltransferase HypF, with product MNRGMVRAEIIASGIVQGVGFRPFIFRLARGHGLTGSVANTPAGVVIVVNGPEREVDRFEAAIRPGAPPLAVITELTTIRRKIDPEQTHPEFQIRESIPAGEKTGPVTPDSDVCPACLAELLDPADRRFGYPFINCTDCGPRYTLIKQTPYDRPMTAMVDFPMCAACRAEYRDPTDRRFHAQATCCPDCGPHLLLVDASNQPLGSDDPLTAAATRLRAGQIVAIKGLGGFHLAVDATNEQAVTRLRRHKGRPAKPLAVMAPDIDTAASFAGISDHERAWLAGPQKPVVLLRKKNPFELAANLAPDNRYIGVMLPYTPLHHLLLAGVERPALVMTSGNRSGTPIAKDNDEALLQLAGIADCFLLHTRRIVTRVDDSVLRLNDRGQVSLLRRARSFVPTALDLAEDAGRTLALGAMLKDTICLTRNRQAFVSQHIGDLDNLDTLRNLKELIGHFTALLRIEPELIVHDLHPDYPSTRYAREQHLPLVAVQHHHAHAVSCMAEHRLTGPVIAITLDGSGYGPDNTVWGGEVLVAGYADYTRAAHLAPVPLPGGEAAIREPWRMAASHLAHAFGPGFRELELPVLDHYRDKLIPLVQMMEKGINSPLTSSCGRLFDAVAALLNLRYTVSFEGEAAAMLEMVLPGHDHDQGVYDFAIREKAGVPVQLDIAPIIKGVVQDLREQVPAPVISSRFHNTLAELFARTAMLLRGQTGINQVVLSGGVFQNMTLQTALKTRLERIGFTVYVHNQVPANDGGLALGQAVAGHAILQRRNGKG from the coding sequence TTGAACAGGGGAATGGTCCGGGCTGAAATAATTGCCAGCGGCATTGTCCAGGGGGTCGGCTTCCGGCCCTTCATCTTTCGGCTGGCCCGGGGCCACGGCCTGACCGGTAGCGTGGCCAACACCCCGGCCGGGGTGGTGATCGTGGTCAACGGCCCGGAAAGGGAAGTGGATCGCTTCGAGGCGGCAATCAGGCCCGGTGCCCCGCCCCTGGCGGTAATAACCGAACTGACCACAATACGCCGCAAGATTGATCCGGAGCAGACTCATCCCGAGTTCCAGATCCGCGAGTCGATCCCGGCCGGGGAAAAAACCGGCCCGGTCACCCCGGACTCCGATGTCTGCCCGGCCTGCCTGGCCGAACTCCTCGACCCCGCTGACCGCAGATTCGGCTACCCCTTTATCAACTGCACCGACTGCGGCCCCCGCTATACCCTGATCAAACAGACCCCCTATGACCGCCCCATGACCGCCATGGTCGACTTTCCCATGTGCGCTGCCTGCCGGGCCGAATACCGGGATCCCACTGATCGCCGGTTCCATGCCCAGGCCACCTGCTGTCCTGACTGCGGCCCCCATCTCCTGCTGGTAGACGCCAGCAACCAGCCCCTGGGCTCAGACGATCCCCTGACCGCGGCCGCCACCCGGCTCCGGGCCGGGCAGATCGTGGCGATCAAGGGGCTGGGCGGTTTCCACCTGGCCGTGGATGCCACCAATGAACAGGCAGTGACCCGGCTCCGGCGCCATAAGGGCAGACCGGCCAAGCCGTTGGCGGTCATGGCCCCGGATATCGATACGGCAGCCTCCTTTGCCGGGATCAGCGACCATGAACGGGCCTGGCTTGCCGGGCCGCAGAAGCCGGTGGTGCTGCTCCGCAAAAAAAACCCCTTCGAACTGGCGGCCAACCTGGCCCCGGACAACCGGTATATCGGGGTGATGCTGCCCTATACCCCGCTCCATCATCTGCTCCTGGCCGGAGTGGAACGGCCCGCCCTGGTGATGACCAGCGGCAACCGCTCCGGCACGCCCATTGCCAAGGACAACGACGAGGCCCTTCTGCAGCTGGCCGGGATTGCCGACTGTTTTCTGCTCCACACCCGGCGGATCGTCACCCGGGTCGATGATTCAGTGCTGCGGCTCAATGACCGCGGCCAGGTCTCCCTGCTCAGAAGAGCCCGCTCCTTTGTGCCCACCGCCCTGGACCTGGCCGAAGACGCCGGCCGCACCCTGGCCCTGGGAGCGATGCTCAAGGACACGATCTGCCTGACCCGCAACCGGCAGGCCTTTGTCTCCCAGCACATCGGCGACCTGGATAACCTCGACACCCTCCGGAATTTAAAGGAGCTGATCGGTCATTTTACCGCCCTGCTCCGGATCGAGCCGGAGCTGATCGTTCACGACCTTCATCCCGACTACCCCTCCACCCGCTACGCCCGCGAACAGCACCTGCCCCTGGTGGCGGTCCAGCATCACCATGCCCATGCAGTGTCCTGCATGGCCGAGCACCGGCTGACCGGCCCGGTCATCGCCATAACGTTAGACGGCAGCGGTTACGGGCCGGACAACACCGTGTGGGGCGGCGAGGTGCTGGTGGCCGGATACGCTGACTATACCCGGGCCGCCCATCTCGCCCCGGTCCCCCTGCCCGGCGGCGAGGCAGCGATCCGCGAGCCCTGGCGCATGGCGGCCAGCCACCTGGCCCATGCCTTTGGCCCGGGGTTCCGGGAACTGGAGCTGCCGGTGCTCGACCATTACCGGGACAAGCTCATCCCCCTTGTCCAGATGATGGAAAAGGGGATCAACTCGCCACTCACCTCCAGTTGCGGTCGTCTTTTCGATGCGGTTGCCGCCCTGCTGAATCTACGCTACACTGTGTCCTTTGAAGGGGAGGCCGCGGCAATGCTGGAGATGGTGCTGCCTGGCCACGATCATGACCAGGGGGTCTACGACTTTGCGATCCGGGAAAAAGCAGGGGTGCCGGTGCAGTTGGACATTGCGCCGATCATCAAGGGGGTGGTCCAGGACCTCCGCGAACAGGTCCCGGCCCCGGTGATCAGCAGCCGGTTTCATAACACCCTGGCAGAACTCTTTGCCCGGACCGCCATGCTTCTCAGGGGACAGACCGGGATAAATCAGGTTGTGTTGTCCGGCGGGGTTTTTCAGAACATGACCCTGCAGACCGCGTTGAAGACACGCCTGGAACGCATTGGCTTTACCGTGTATGTCCATAACCAGGTGCCGGCCAACGACGGCGGCCTCGCCCTGGGCCAGGCCGTGGCCGGCCATGCGATCTTGCAGCGGCGCAATGGAAAGGGTTAA
- the hypB gene encoding hydrogenase nickel incorporation protein HypB → MKRVQVVKNILDANSRIAIENNQLFADRKLIVLNLMSSPGAGKTTLLEEMGKAFAGRLRIGVIEGDIQTSLDAERVAAAGLTAVQIETDGACHLDANMVRNALAELDLDGLDLLVIENVGNLVCPAEFKVGEKCKVMMLSVTEGDDKPLKYPLMFKESEVLLISKIDLLPHLRCDIERMKAAARSINPDLVIIEISAYTGQGLDTWHDWVRAQVRGD, encoded by the coding sequence ATGAAACGCGTACAGGTCGTTAAGAACATACTCGATGCCAACAGCAGGATCGCCATTGAAAACAACCAGCTGTTTGCCGACCGGAAACTGATCGTGCTCAACCTGATGAGTTCACCGGGCGCTGGCAAGACCACCCTGCTGGAAGAGATGGGCAAGGCATTTGCCGGCCGACTGCGGATCGGGGTCATTGAGGGCGACATCCAGACCAGTCTTGATGCCGAGCGGGTGGCGGCGGCCGGGCTGACCGCGGTGCAGATCGAGACCGACGGGGCCTGCCACCTGGATGCCAACATGGTCCGCAACGCCCTGGCCGAGCTGGACCTGGACGGACTCGACCTGCTGGTCATCGAGAACGTCGGCAACCTGGTCTGCCCGGCCGAGTTCAAGGTGGGCGAGAAGTGCAAGGTGATGATGCTGTCGGTCACCGAGGGCGACGACAAGCCGTTGAAATACCCCCTGATGTTCAAGGAGTCGGAAGTGCTGCTGATCAGCAAGATCGATCTCCTGCCCCATCTCCGCTGCGATATCGAACGGATGAAAGCAGCGGCCCGCTCGATCAACCCCGATCTCGTTATCATCGAGATCTCCGCCTATACCGGCCAGGGTCTCGATACCTGGCATGACTGGGTCCGGGCCCAGGTCCGGGGAGATTGA
- the sucD gene encoding succinate--CoA ligase subunit alpha, with protein MAIFVDRNTRVLVQGITGREGSFHTRQCVAYGTRVKAGVTPGKGGRDLDGIPVFDTVAEARAASQADCSLIFVPPPFAANAILEAASAGIELIVAITEGIPVLDMLKVKNILADSATRLIGPNCPGIITPGQCKVGIMPGAIHQPGPIGVVSRSGTLTYEVVHQLSRQGLGQSTCIGIGGDPVVGTSFIDCLRAFEQDPATRGMVMVGEIGGSAEEEACAHISEHVRKPMVGFVAGLTAPPGRRMGHAGAIVSGNSGGARAKLAAMEAAGIGVCRDLGRLGEFCADYFKHVI; from the coding sequence ATGGCCATCTTTGTTGACCGCAACACCAGGGTCCTGGTCCAGGGGATCACCGGCCGGGAGGGCAGTTTCCACACCCGGCAGTGTGTGGCCTACGGTACCCGGGTGAAGGCCGGGGTCACCCCGGGCAAGGGCGGCCGGGACCTGGACGGGATACCGGTGTTTGATACCGTGGCCGAGGCCCGGGCCGCCAGCCAGGCTGACTGCAGCCTGATCTTCGTGCCGCCCCCCTTTGCCGCCAATGCCATCCTCGAGGCGGCCTCAGCCGGCATCGAACTGATCGTGGCCATCACCGAGGGCATCCCGGTGCTGGACATGCTCAAGGTAAAAAATATCCTGGCCGACAGCGCCACCCGGCTGATCGGCCCCAACTGTCCGGGAATCATCACCCCGGGACAATGCAAGGTGGGGATCATGCCGGGGGCCATCCACCAGCCCGGTCCCATCGGGGTGGTCTCCCGCTCCGGCACCCTGACCTACGAGGTGGTCCACCAATTGAGCCGGCAGGGGCTGGGCCAGTCCACCTGTATCGGTATCGGCGGCGACCCGGTGGTGGGCACCAGTTTCATCGACTGTCTGCGGGCCTTTGAGCAGGACCCGGCAACCCGGGGGATGGTCATGGTGGGGGAAATCGGCGGCAGCGCCGAGGAAGAGGCCTGCGCCCATATCAGCGAACATGTGCGCAAGCCAATGGTCGGCTTTGTCGCCGGGCTCACTGCCCCGCCGGGAAGAAGAATGGGCCATGCCGGGGCCATTGTCAGCGGTAACAGCGGTGGAGCCCGGGCCAAGCTTGCCGCCATGGAGGCGGCCGGAATCGGGGTCTGCCGGGACCTGGGCCGGCTGGGCGAATTCTGCGCCGATTATTTCAAGCACGTTATCTGA
- the hypD gene encoding hydrogenase formation protein HypD has product MKWLDSYRDPELAGRMVASLKKLSPMPIKLMEVCGTHTVSICRHGIRDLLPDTITLSSGPGCPVCVTATAEIDSFIKASAIPGVIITTFGDLLRVPGSRSSLQEARANGSDIRTVYSTLDALEIARSNPDREVIFLGVGFETTTPTIAAAILTAAAEKLKNFSVISAHKLIPPALEALASDPEIKIDGLICPGHVSIMIGANAYRPLVDKYKIPCVIAGFEPVDILEAVARLARQILAGKARVEVAYQRAVSNEGNRRAMAVMDKVFAPIDGEWRGLAVIPGTGLAIRPEFAAHDACQRFDLTITDAKDPAGCACGDVLKSITQPDACRLFGTACTPEHPIGPCMVSGEGACGAYFKYQRSENGRR; this is encoded by the coding sequence ATGAAATGGCTTGATTCCTATCGAGACCCGGAGCTGGCCGGCAGAATGGTCGCGTCCCTCAAGAAGTTGTCGCCAATGCCGATCAAGCTGATGGAGGTCTGCGGCACCCATACGGTGTCCATCTGCAGACACGGGATCCGCGACCTGCTGCCGGACACGATCACCCTTTCCTCGGGCCCGGGCTGTCCGGTCTGCGTGACCGCCACCGCTGAAATCGACAGCTTTATCAAGGCCTCGGCAATTCCCGGGGTGATCATCACCACCTTCGGCGATCTCCTCCGGGTGCCGGGCAGCCGTTCCTCGCTCCAGGAGGCCCGGGCCAACGGCAGTGATATCCGCACCGTCTATTCCACCCTGGACGCCCTGGAGATCGCCCGCAGCAACCCGGACCGCGAGGTGATCTTTCTCGGGGTGGGTTTTGAGACCACCACTCCGACGATTGCCGCGGCGATCCTTACCGCGGCCGCGGAAAAGCTGAAAAATTTCTCGGTGATCTCGGCCCACAAGCTGATCCCGCCGGCCCTTGAGGCCCTGGCCAGCGACCCTGAGATCAAGATCGACGGCCTGATCTGTCCCGGCCATGTCTCGATCATGATCGGCGCCAACGCCTACCGTCCCCTGGTGGATAAATATAAAATCCCCTGCGTGATCGCCGGGTTCGAGCCGGTGGATATTCTCGAGGCGGTGGCGCGGCTCGCCCGCCAGATCCTGGCCGGCAAGGCCAGGGTGGAAGTGGCCTATCAACGGGCGGTAAGCAACGAGGGCAACCGCCGGGCCATGGCCGTGATGGACAAAGTATTCGCACCCATTGACGGCGAGTGGCGCGGGCTGGCGGTCATCCCCGGCACCGGCCTGGCAATCCGCCCGGAATTCGCAGCCCACGACGCCTGCCAACGCTTCGATCTGACCATCACTGATGCCAAAGACCCGGCCGGCTGCGCCTGCGGCGATGTACTCAAATCGATCACCCAGCCCGATGCGTGCCGGCTGTTCGGCACCGCCTGCACCCCGGAACATCCCATCGGCCCCTGCATGGTCTCGGGCGAGGGGGCCTGCGGCGCCTATTTCAAATATCAACGCTCAGAAAACGGCAGACGTTAG
- the sucC gene encoding ADP-forming succinate--CoA ligase subunit beta, translating to MKIHEYQAKELFRKYGIPVPAGGMATTVSEAAARARELPGLPAMVKAQVHAGGRGRGGGIKRAATPAEVEARASELLAMTLITPQTGPAGRMVRKILIEQAQNIARELYLAILPDRASARIMIMAGAAGGMAIEELAATDPDKIVRVTVDPRKGLQPADCREVVGGLGLKPVLITGFTDLLERLYLLFVECDCTLVEINPLAATSDDRLVALDAKMEIDDNALFRQPALAALRDPDQEDPLEAAAAAAANLNYIRLDGNVGIMVNGAGLAMATMDLIKNNGAEPANFLDVGGGARAEKVEKGLQIILADPKVKGILINIFGGILRCDVLAAGVVEAARKNEITVPMVVRLAGTNAAEGKKILAGSGLDLIIATDLSDAAGKITQIVNNGSNAQTV from the coding sequence ATGAAAATCCACGAATACCAGGCCAAGGAGCTGTTCCGCAAGTACGGGATACCGGTGCCGGCCGGCGGCATGGCGACTACGGTTTCGGAGGCAGCGGCCCGGGCCCGGGAGCTGCCCGGGCTGCCGGCCATGGTCAAGGCCCAAGTCCATGCCGGCGGCCGCGGCAGGGGCGGCGGTATCAAGCGTGCCGCCACTCCTGCCGAGGTCGAGGCCCGGGCAAGCGAACTCCTGGCCATGACCCTGATTACCCCCCAGACCGGTCCGGCCGGCCGGATGGTCAGGAAAATCCTTATTGAACAGGCCCAGAACATTGCTCGGGAACTGTATCTGGCCATCCTGCCGGACCGGGCCAGCGCCCGGATCATGATCATGGCCGGTGCGGCCGGCGGCATGGCTATCGAGGAACTGGCCGCCACGGACCCGGACAAGATCGTCAGGGTGACGGTGGATCCGCGCAAGGGTCTGCAGCCAGCCGATTGCCGGGAAGTGGTCGGCGGCCTGGGCCTTAAGCCCGTGCTGATCACAGGGTTTACCGACCTGCTGGAGCGGCTTTATCTGCTTTTCGTGGAATGCGACTGCACGCTGGTGGAAATAAATCCCCTGGCGGCAACCAGCGACGACCGGCTCGTTGCCCTGGACGCCAAGATGGAGATCGACGACAACGCCCTGTTCCGGCAGCCGGCCCTGGCCGCGCTCCGCGACCCGGACCAGGAGGACCCGCTGGAGGCGGCAGCAGCAGCGGCGGCCAACCTCAACTATATCCGGCTGGACGGCAATGTGGGCATCATGGTCAACGGCGCCGGCCTGGCCATGGCCACCATGGACCTGATCAAGAACAATGGCGCCGAACCGGCCAACTTTCTCGATGTGGGCGGCGGTGCCAGGGCCGAGAAGGTGGAAAAAGGATTACAGATCATCCTGGCCGACCCCAAGGTCAAAGGGATATTGATAAATATCTTCGGGGGAATCCTCCGCTGCGACGTGCTGGCCGCCGGGGTGGTAGAGGCGGCTCGCAAAAACGAGATCACGGTGCCGATGGTGGTGCGACTGGCGGGAACCAATGCCGCGGAAGGGAAAAAAATCCTGGCCGGGTCGGGCCTTGATCTGATCATTGCCACCGACTTAAGCGACGCCGCTGGCAAGATAACCCAAATAGTAAATAACGGTTCAAACGCTCAAACGGTTTAA